A genome region from Candidatus Latescibacterota bacterium includes the following:
- a CDS encoding response regulator: MARILIVDDEVNVRMLYSEELEGEGYETLLAENVSEALAAVENDSPDLIILDIKLGDESGIDALMEIVERDKHLPVIINSAYSVYKDNFQTWAADAYIVKSVDLEPLKKKIGELLEKKGQA; this comes from the coding sequence ATGGCCAGGATATTGATTGTCGATGATGAAGTAAATGTCAGGATGCTGTACTCCGAGGAACTTGAGGGCGAAGGGTATGAGACCCTTCTTGCGGAGAATGTCAGCGAAGCTCTGGCAGCAGTGGAGAATGATTCTCCGGACCTTATAATCCTTGATATAAAACTGGGAGATGAAAGTGGTATCGACGCTCTGATGGAGATCGTCGAAAGGGATAAGCATCTTCCCGTCATAATCAACTCCGCGTACTCTGTCTACAAGGATAATTTCCAGACTTGGGCTGCGGACGCGTATATCGTGAAATCTGTCGATCTTGAACCTCTGAAGAAAAAGATCGGTGAACTGCTCGAAAAAAAGGGGCAGGCATGA